In Brevibacterium pigmentatum, the sequence TCGAAGACGTCGGGCAGTGGAAACGGCCCTGGTACTACCCGAAGCCGGGCGAGGACATGGAGGCGGCGGTGCTGCGCGAGGGCAAGGCCGTGCGCGAATCCGTCGGATTCCAGGACGCCTCGACGCTCGGCAAGATCGAGATCCGCGGGAAGGACGCCGGAGAGTTCCTCGGCCAGATCTACACGAACGGCTTCAAGAAGCTCAAGGTCGGAAAGGGTCGGTACGGGCTGATGTGCAAGCCCGACGGCATGGTCTTCGACGACGGTGTGACCCTGCGCGTGGCCGAGGACCGCTACTACATGACGACGACCACCGGCGGGGCTGCGACCGTCCTCGAATGGCTCGAGGAATGGCATCAGACCGAATGGCCCGACCTCGACGTCGTCTTCACCTCGGTGACCGAACAGTGGTCGACCGTCGCCGTGGCCGGACCCCGGTCCCGCGACGTCATCGCCAAGCTCGCCCCGAACCTCGACGTGTCGAACGACGCTTTCGAGTTCATGGGCTTCCGCGAGACCACCCTGGCGAACGGCATTCCCGCCCGCATCTGCCGGATCTCGTTCTCCGGCGAGCTCGCCTTCGAGATCAACGTCGACACGTTCTATGGGCTGGCCGTCTGGGAAGCCGTCGCCGAGGCGGGCGCCGAGTTCGACATCACCCCATACGGCACCGAGGTCATGCACGTGCTGCGTGCCGAGAAGGGCTTCATCATCGTCGGACAGGATACCGACGGCACCGTCACCCCGCAGGACGCGGGCATGGAATGGATCGTGTCGAAGGTCAAGGACTTCATCGGCAAACGCTCCTACTCCCGGGTCGACACGGCCCGCGAAAACCGCAAGCACCTCGTCGGGGTGCTGCCCGTCGACGGCACGACCCGTCTCGCCGAGGGCGCCCAGCTCATCGCTGCGGGCACTCCCGTCACACCGGAGGACGGACCGGTGCCGATGATCGGCCACGTCACCTCGTCCTATATCTCGCCGAGCCTCGACCGGCCGTTCGGACTCGCGCTCGTCGAGAACGGCCGCAACCGCGAAGGTGAGATCGTCAAGTCCCCCTTCGGCGACACCCTCGTCGACGTCGAGATCACCTCTCCCGTCTTCTACGATCCGGAAGGAAACCGCCGCGATGGCTGACACCACCTATTCCACCCCTTCGACGGCACAGTCCCCGTCCGCCGCGGCTGCCACGGCAGAAACCGGCACCGCGGGCACCGGGTCGAGCGGACTCGATGATCTGCGGGTCTCTCCGGCCGCGCACCTGGCCGGGCTGATGTCCGAGGCGAGCGCGGCGGGCGGCCGCAGCGTGGGCTTGCGCGAACTGCCCTTCACCGTGCAGATCGGCCTGCGGGCACAGCCGGATTCCGCATCATGGAAGTCGCTCGAGGACACGTTCGGCCTGCGCCTGCCCCGCGGCGTCGGTGAAGTCACCGGTGACCCGGAGGCCCAGCACGTGCTGTGGCTGAGCCCCGACGAGTTCCTCGCCGTCGACGTCTCCCGCTGCCAGGAGCCCGGTGAGACGATCGTCGCCGAGGCGGGACTCGAGGGACTGCCCGGACAGGCCGTCGATCTCTCTGCCAACCGGACGATCCTCGAACTCACCGGTGAGAAGGCCCGCGAGGTGCTCGAGAAGAGCTGCCGCGCCGATCTCCACCCCCGCGCCTTCGGAGTCGGCACGGCGATCGTCACCGCGCTGGGACCCGTCCCGGTCATCCTCCATCACAGCGGTGAGGACACGTACCGGATCTACCCGCGGGCGAGCTTCGCGGACTTCGCGGTCCGCTGGCTGCTCGACGGTATGGCGG encodes:
- a CDS encoding sarcosine oxidase subunit gamma, which produces MADTTYSTPSTAQSPSAAAATAETGTAGTGSSGLDDLRVSPAAHLAGLMSEASAAGGRSVGLRELPFTVQIGLRAQPDSASWKSLEDTFGLRLPRGVGEVTGDPEAQHVLWLSPDEFLAVDVSRCQEPGETIVAEAGLEGLPGQAVDLSANRTILELTGEKAREVLEKSCRADLHPRAFGVGTAIVTALGPVPVILHHSGEDTYRIYPRASFADFAVRWLLDGMAEFLADGQIPGPEEGAG